The nucleotide window CACGCAAAGCTTCCTTGCGGTCTGCGGCATTCTCTGTGTCTTGCGCTGTTGGTAGTCTTTAAAGATCAGGAGCAGAACCCGTCTTTGGGACCCACTCTGATTTTGTGCAATGGAATTATGCCAAACTTGTTTGGTCTAACCATTTTTTGCTGCAAAGACCCTTAATGTAGGGTGCATTCTGCGGCAAAGGGGCTTAGGCTTTTGGGTTAAGAGATGGAAGTAGCAAAACGTATATTACTTGCTGATGACGAAGTGAACTTGAGACGGGTTTTGTCTGCGCAATTGCAGCGCGACGGCTTTGAGGTCACGGTGGTAGATCACGGCCAAGCCGCCATCGATATGCTAAAAGCCCAACATGTGGACGTGGTGATTACTGATATGCGTATGCCTCACGTCGATGGCATGACCTTGCTTCGCCACGTTAATGAGCACTACCAAGGCATTCCGGTGATCATGATCACAGCACACGGCACCGTGGATACTGCGGTCGAAGCGCTCAAGCTTGGCGCTTTTGATTACATCACCAAGCCTTTTGAACGCGAAGAGTTCCGTCATGTTGTTGCTAAGGCATCACGCACCAGTGCGCTTTCCCAAGGTGATGCTGGGCGGGAAACCATGAGCACGACGCGTGAAACACTCATTGGCAGTTCGGCTGCCATGAACCAAGTTGCGCAGGTAATTGAACGTGTCTCAGATACACCGAGCACCGTACTCATCACGGGAGAAAGCGGCACGGGTAAAGAACTTATTGCGCGCATGCTGCATGAAACAGGCTCACGACGCGATAAACCTTTCATTGCAGTGCACTGCGCAGCCATTCCTTCTGAGTTGATTGAAAGCGAACTTTTTGGTTACGAAAAGGGCGCGTTCACTGGCGCTGTCACGAGCAAACCAGGACGTTTTGAGCTCGCGCATGGTGGCACCCTGTTTTTAGATGAAATCGGCGAAATCCCTTTGCCTATTCAGGTCAAACTGCTGCGTGTGCTTCAAGAAAGCGAATTTGAACGCGTAGGCGGAATTCGCACCATTAAAGTAGACGTGCGTCTTGTGGCTGCAACCAATCGAGATCTGCAAACTGAAATCAATGAAGGCCGTTTTCGTGAAGATTTGTACTATCGGCTCAACGTGGTGCAAACACGCCTTCCGCCTTTGCGTGAACGCAAAGAAGACATCCCTTTATTTGTTCAGCATTTTATCGCCAAGTTCAATGAACGTTTGGGCAAACAGGTTTCTGGGATTGCGCCTGAGGCCATGGCAGTGCTTCAAGATCATGGATGGCGAGGCAACATCCGTGAACTCGAAAACGTGATGGAACGTTGCGTGCTTTTTTGCGACGGCGACCTCATTCAGGTGGACGCTATCCCTCAAGAACTGAGCCAGAACATCAGCAGCTATCCACCGCGCAATTCGTCCTTTCCCAGCAGTCCGGGGGATCTCAGTTCTCCAAATCTCGGTCTAAAAGATGCGGTGCGTGAAGCTACACAGCGCATTGAACGCGATATTATCGTCCAAGCGCTCGAACAAACGGACTTCAACGTCACCCACGCCGCTAAGTTATTAAAAATCTCACGGAAGAGCCTACAAACTAAAATGAAAGAATTCGGTCTGCGCTCCGACCGTTCGTAAATCCTCGAAGATCACTTGTCGATGGGGAGCTCTTGGTCTTGCCACGCTCTGAAACCACCGGCCACGGACCAGACACGCTTGTAACCCATCAGGATCAGGTTTCGCGCTGAAAGGGCCGAGCGATAACCACCGCCGCAGTACAAAAGAATCTCGGCTTCTTTGTCGGGAACCTTTGCTTCGATATCGCGTTCGAGAATCCCGCGACCAAGATGCGTCGCATGTTTAGCATGCCCAGCGGCAAACTCACTTTCTTCGCGAACATCAATCAAAAAGATCTTTGTACCGAGCGCCTCGTCTTGGGCTTTACGCCATGCCTCTTGCACACTGCATTCGTTAATATCTTTCTTTGCCTCGGTGACTAAGGCTAAAAACCCTGGGGAATGATCCATAATTACAAGATTTTAGCTGAATCATCGCCGCGCCACAACCTGCTTTTTTTCTCGACGAGCCGGCTCATCTCGGGGTGCATCGAGCTGTCGTGTTTGCAGTTTTTTTGACCTACATTGTCTCCACATTGGATCGTAGCGTTACATGTCACACACACCGGACAATGAACGCTCAAATCTGCGAGGCACCGTCCTTGATGGACGCTATCATATGGGCTCCTGCATTGGCGTAGGCGGCACAGGCCTGGTGTTTGAGGCACAATGCGTTGAGACGGGTCATGAGTTCGCTGTAAAAATGCTGCAATCGCGTTTTGCGACCAATCCGGACCTTTGCCGACGTCTTCGTCGTGAAGCACAAGTTGCCCGAACAGTGGCCCACCCAAGTGTTGTTACCGTCCACGATCAGGGGCTACTCAGTGACGGCTCACCCTATGCTGTCATGGAGAAAGTATCTGGCGAGAGCCTTTCGCGCTTTTTTGATCGTTTTCAAGTCCTCGATCCCCAGCACATGGCTGCCATTGGCATTCGTATCGCCGCTATTCTTCACCGCGTGCATCGACTCGGCTACACCCACCGTGATCTGAAACCCGAGCATGTGCTTTTGGATCGCACCGCCGATGGAGGATTAAAAGTTCAACTGCTGGATTTTGGTGTTTGTGCTTCACTAACAATGTCACCGGAAGAGCGGCGTTTGGAGCAAGGTCGTGTTTACGGAACGCCTAACTTTGTCTCACCTGAGCAAGCGTCGGGTAATCCTTTTGTCGATGGAAGAGCGGATATCTTTTCGCTAGGCGTGGTACTCTTTCAGGGACTTACGGGTCGTCTTCCTTTCACTGGATCGCACGTACCAACCCTGCTTAGCCGCATCATGCTCAAAGATGCACCACGCGTCGAACTGATTGCCCAGCACATTGATCGCGACATGGACGCTATCGTTGCCCGCTCACTGGCACGGCGCCGCGAGGAACGCTTTCAGAATGCTCGCGCCATCGCGCGTGCCCTATCCTATCATGTGCCTAACCGGGCGCAGGTCGAGCAGGAAGTTGCCTCAAATCTTCAACTTGCCCGCGATTCTGAGCAATTCCGACCGACTTTTAGCGATCAAGAATCGCAAGCCATTGTAGCCGCCTAATGCTCTTTCGGTATTTAGGAACAGGGCTTAGACTCGGGCATCATGTCCGTAGCGCACTCCCATCATGCTTTGTGTGTCTTGCATTGTCCTTCCGCTCAGAAAAGCGTATTTGAATCGCTTTCGCACCAACATCAAGAACGGTGTTTGTTTCGTTACGAAAGCCTAGCGCCGCGAGATCAATTGCCGCCCGCTTGGTTTGAACGTTTTGCTTTCGGACTGGTCCATTCTGGAACTGTGATTCGTCAGCGTATTGATGCCAATGGCAACGCAACCTCGGTTGATATTGCCTGCGCAGGTGCTCTATTGCCACTTCATTGGCCTCTGTCACACACACAAGAAGATATCTCTTCCAGCGGTTACGCGGTAAGCCAGCTCAACGTATGTCTACTTCCCCTGGAATGGTTTGAAAAGCAAATAGACAGCAATCATCAAATCGAACACGATTTGCTTCGGCTGCAATCTGAAGCCATGGAACGCATGGAACGACTCGGTGACGCTCGCAATCGTGGAAGTGTTCAAGAAAAACTGGCAACATTGCTTTGTGCGCTTGCAGACACGCTTAAGCTCGAAACGCTTTTACCGGAAGGTTTACAACAAAAAGATCTGGCTGTGCTCCTAGGTGCTCGTCACGAAACGGTATGCCGTGTTCTAAAAGACTTTGAACAGCGCGGCGCTATCCTACGATCGAAAGATGGAATGCAAATCGACAGAGCTTTATTGATGAGCTAGTACTACCTTATCCCTCGATAGCGTATTTTCTGGGACTTCACATGATGCCGTCAGCGACGATGACTGCCAGCTCAGTAACGCAGCACACCTGAAAATCGCCAATAAGCGTCGGGTTTTCTTCTCAGCCAAAGCCCCTCGGTACGGCCCCTAACGCCGATTCCGATGTAAGTGATTGTAGTTACACCATTAGTGTCTCCTTTTTCTTATCTTTTGTTACACTTGGGACATGTTTGGTGTGAGTTCCGGCGAGCTAATCGTCATTGCTATCATTTTGCTCATTGCAGTAGGCCCTGATCGGATGCCTACTCTTATGAAGGCGGGCGGACGTGCCATTCGCGAGTTTAGAAAAGCAGCCACCGAACTTCGCAAAACAACTGGGATTGACGAGCTCTTAAGAGACGATGATTTTCGAGCACCAATGCGCCCACTAGCGCGTCGTCTTCCAACCACAGTTAAAGATAAACCGGTTCAAGAGCAACCTACACCAAAACCTTCTGCTCTGCGTTCACTGAACGCCGAGGAGCTTGAACAAGAAGAGCCCATCCAAGGCGTGGATGTTGCCTATCTTGAGGCCGCAACGGAAACGCCGGAGCAAAGGGAGCCTAAAGCGTGAGCAACGAAGCTTTGCCAAACACCCCCGAGAACGAAGTGGAGATGGGATTCTTCGAGCATCTTGGCGAACTGCGCACACGCATGATCCGAGCCTTGTGGGGATTTTTGCCTTGTTTTTCATTGGCATGGATATTTAGAGAACGACTTTTGGATCTACTCGTGCAACCGCTAGTCGTGCACTGGGCCGATCGCGGCTTGGGCGAGCCCCAACTGCATTTTGCAAACCCCGTTGACCCTTTTGTAAACTACGTAAAAATCGCGCTTGTCTTTGGATTGCTTTTGGCAAGCCCTTGGGTTTTTTGGCAGCTTTGGGGTTTTATTTCGCCAGGCATGTACCGGCATGAAAAAAAGATAGCGATTCCCTTTGCCTTTGCCTCTACCTTGTTCTTCGCTGGTGGCGCCCTGTTTGGCTACTTGGTTGTTTTCCCTGGGGTGTTCGACACCTTGCTTGCCTTTGCCGGCCCCTTGCCAAGCGGCACCGTAAAACTAACGCCCACTATTATGATAGGTGAGTATCTTAATTTTGCGACGCGTTTGTTGATTGCTTTTGGTGTGGTCTTCGAAGTACCTGTTGTGGTCACTACCATTTCGCTTGCGGGATTGGTGACTGCAAAACAGCTTCTGCAATTTGGTCGCTGGTGGATCGCTATCGCCGCCATCGTTTCCGCTGCGCTTACGCCACCCGATGTCGGCTCTCAACTCATCATGCTGGGACCCATGATTGTGCTTTACTTTTTATCGGTAGGCATTGCTTTCCTGATCGAAAAGAAACGAAAATCTAAAGGATAAAGGATACCATGCTTGCTCCCAACGCAACTCAGGTCGCTCAGCAAATCGTTGCCAATGTCAGTCGAGCGCTTCAGGGCAAAGAAGATCGTGTTGAACTTGCCGTCGTCGCTTTGCTCGCGCGAGGACACGTCCTTATTGA belongs to Myxococcales bacterium and includes:
- a CDS encoding Crp/Fnr family transcriptional regulator, which codes for MSVAHSHHALCVLHCPSAQKSVFESLSHQHQERCLFRYESLAPRDQLPPAWFERFAFGLVHSGTVIRQRIDANGNATSVDIACAGALLPLHWPLSHTQEDISSSGYAVSQLNVCLLPLEWFEKQIDSNHQIEHDLLRLQSEAMERMERLGDARNRGSVQEKLATLLCALADTLKLETLLPEGLQQKDLAVLLGARHETVCRVLKDFEQRGAILRSKDGMQIDRALLMS
- the tatC gene encoding twin-arginine translocase subunit TatC, with the translated sequence MSNEALPNTPENEVEMGFFEHLGELRTRMIRALWGFLPCFSLAWIFRERLLDLLVQPLVVHWADRGLGEPQLHFANPVDPFVNYVKIALVFGLLLASPWVFWQLWGFISPGMYRHEKKIAIPFAFASTLFFAGGALFGYLVVFPGVFDTLLAFAGPLPSGTVKLTPTIMIGEYLNFATRLLIAFGVVFEVPVVVTTISLAGLVTAKQLLQFGRWWIAIAAIVSAALTPPDVGSQLIMLGPMIVLYFLSVGIAFLIEKKRKSKG
- a CDS encoding twin-arginine translocase TatA/TatE family subunit produces the protein MFGVSSGELIVIAIILLIAVGPDRMPTLMKAGGRAIREFRKAATELRKTTGIDELLRDDDFRAPMRPLARRLPTTVKDKPVQEQPTPKPSALRSLNAEELEQEEPIQGVDVAYLEAATETPEQREPKA
- a CDS encoding serine/threonine protein kinase, with translation MSHTPDNERSNLRGTVLDGRYHMGSCIGVGGTGLVFEAQCVETGHEFAVKMLQSRFATNPDLCRRLRREAQVARTVAHPSVVTVHDQGLLSDGSPYAVMEKVSGESLSRFFDRFQVLDPQHMAAIGIRIAAILHRVHRLGYTHRDLKPEHVLLDRTADGGLKVQLLDFGVCASLTMSPEERRLEQGRVYGTPNFVSPEQASGNPFVDGRADIFSLGVVLFQGLTGRLPFTGSHVPTLLSRIMLKDAPRVELIAQHIDRDMDAIVARSLARRREERFQNARAIARALSYHVPNRAQVEQEVASNLQLARDSEQFRPTFSDQESQAIVAA
- a CDS encoding sigma-54-dependent Fis family transcriptional regulator, whose product is MEVAKRILLADDEVNLRRVLSAQLQRDGFEVTVVDHGQAAIDMLKAQHVDVVITDMRMPHVDGMTLLRHVNEHYQGIPVIMITAHGTVDTAVEALKLGAFDYITKPFEREEFRHVVAKASRTSALSQGDAGRETMSTTRETLIGSSAAMNQVAQVIERVSDTPSTVLITGESGTGKELIARMLHETGSRRDKPFIAVHCAAIPSELIESELFGYEKGAFTGAVTSKPGRFELAHGGTLFLDEIGEIPLPIQVKLLRVLQESEFERVGGIRTIKVDVRLVAATNRDLQTEINEGRFREDLYYRLNVVQTRLPPLRERKEDIPLFVQHFIAKFNERLGKQVSGIAPEAMAVLQDHGWRGNIRELENVMERCVLFCDGDLIQVDAIPQELSQNISSYPPRNSSFPSSPGDLSSPNLGLKDAVREATQRIERDIIVQALEQTDFNVTHAAKLLKISRKSLQTKMKEFGLRSDRS
- a CDS encoding sulfurtransferase, translated to MDHSPGFLALVTEAKKDINECSVQEAWRKAQDEALGTKIFLIDVREESEFAAGHAKHATHLGRGILERDIEAKVPDKEAEILLYCGGGYRSALSARNLILMGYKRVWSVAGGFRAWQDQELPIDK